From Nymphaea colorata isolate Beijing-Zhang1983 unplaced genomic scaffold, ASM883128v2 scaffold0504, whole genome shotgun sequence:
GAGACGGCTTTGCGGACGATCAGTTTATTGTCTGTTTGGGAAGATGGCCAAAATGCTACTTAAGTTTGGATTCGATAATTCTCCGTATTTAAATAGAAGGTTATGGGTAATAATCCCTGCTAATGCGCCCCAACTACCCACTCCAGCCTCCCCACTGTCTCCACCCCCAAGCATCCCCTTCCCAAATAAACCTCCCACAGCCACGAGCAACTCTCCCGCGAGCTTTCCCCTTCGAATAGGGCTCCACTCCTCTCACCAAGTTCATCAAGCAGCACCAGCATCAACGTCCCATCTGCGCCTCCAACAACCTTTCCTTTAACACGCTCAGCAACCAGTAGCTGGCTTGGGGAAGGAGAATGGGATGAAGGTGGCGAGGATGttgggaaggaaagaaaatagtcAATTAAAGCGGTGCAGCATCGATATAAAAAACGTCCTGGAGTTTCAGATCACCTTGAGGAACCTGTCAACCATAGGTTCTGACAGCTTCGCCAGAATCTAGATCAGCCAGGAGAAATTCATCCATCTAAGAAATGAAGAcgttaaaaaatattataaatactAGTAGATCATAGGCGAGGGCTCCTTTGGAAGCGTCTACAGGGCACTCTCCCTGAAATCCAAAGAATAAAGAGCCATTAAAGTGATAAGGAAGGAAGTTCTGAGCCAAGCGCATCTAGACAAAAAGGAAGAAGTATTTGCTGAGTTGGAATTGCTGAAGAAGATGGACCATCCCAACATCATCAAGCTGTATGAGGTGTTCGAAAGCAACTAGAGATACCACGTGGTGACCTAATATTGCCGCGGAGGATCCATCATCGATTTCATCAAACAACGCAGGTTTTTCGATGAAAATGTGGTCAAAGTCATACTGAAGCAACTCCTAGGATGCGTCAACTACCTGCACACCCTCAAGATAGTCCACAGAGACATCAAGTTGGAGAATATTGTCTTCATCAGCAAGGTTAAAGAAGAATCCAACGCAGATGATATTTAGATCAAATTGCTCGACTTTGGCACTGCCTACAAGATGACTACTCCAAAAGTGACATGCACTTAGCTTATAGGAACCGTCAGTTACATTGCTCCTGAGATCATCCAGGGATTTTTCACGAACAAATGCGACCTGTGGGGATGCGGAGTCATTCTCTACATCTTGCTGACTTCGCGCTCTCCTTTCAAGTGCAAGAGGAAGCAGCAGACCCTGCAGATGATCCTCACCCACTAGATCGACTACGACGGTAAGCATTTGCCGATACAGATGGCCTATGGGACGACATCAGCCTAGAGGCTCAGGATTTGGTCCGGAACTTACTGCAGAAAGATCCATAATTGAGGTTTTCGGCTTAGGAGGCACTGTAGCATGAATGGTTCCACAGATAGGAAGCCACTCCAAAGAATACCAAATTCATTAAGAATCTGTCAAATTACTATGTAATAATTTATGTATTTAGAGAGAAAACAACCTCATCTCAGTACTGGAGAGCTACCTAGTCTTCTCCAAGGTCAACCAGGAGTAGCGCAAACGCATCAACCTCCTCTTCAAGCAACTGGACAGAAACAATGACGGAGTCATCCAAAAGAGCTAGCTCATCCAAGCTTACCTCTAAGCCAATTACGGATAGGCTAATTTGGACTAAATTTAGCACGTCTTGAACAAGATCGACAAGGACAAGACCGGCAGCATCAGTCTCAACTAATTTTCATCAGTGATGGTCAATAGGTCCAAGCTCTTCGTGAAGGATGCTTTGGAGGAAGCGTTTGACTACTTTGCAAACGGAAGTGGCTTCATCGAGGTGAGCACTCTGAGCAAGCTACTGGAGGGGTCGGACAGCAAGGAGATAGATTTGCTGTTGGGTGAGCTTGACGAGAACAAGGACCGGCGGGTGTCGAGGTAGGAATTCCTGCAATACCTGCTAAAGAAGGGGTGTCTCTACTGATCCTCATAATATCTATCTTCGTTCATCATAGTTTGCATGATCGatcacttcttcttcttatctTTCTTCCTGCAGGCGGGACAGAGCCAGTTCTCGGGGATGCGGTTGGTCTTCAGTCTGATGCACTTGAAGTGGAACCACCTGCCCGTGCACTCCTAGTCATCGCACTTGATCATCTGGCTGCTCGTCTCTGTCCCCTTGCACACGCACATCCCCTCCATTTCCTTCGCCTGGCACTCCAGAATGAGGGCTGATGTCTCCTAGTTGCCCAGACACTCCAAAAGGAATTGGTTGCTCTCGCCTCCCTCGTCGGGAGAAAAGTCAGCCTCCAGGAAGTCCTCGAACTACTCGCATGCGTCAGCTAGCTTGTTGTAGAGTAGCTTGGAAATGTTTATCTTCTCCTTCAGCTGGTCCTTGATCTTCCTTCCCAACTACGCGAGCTCCTTGCTTCTGTCGGTGGCGAGGGGGAGGAAGTAGGGGGTGAATGATTGGCTGGTGTTGGAATTTGTGCTTTTGGAGAGGTTGTAGTGAGGATGTTTGGAGTGGATGATGGCTGAGGCAAGGTTGTGGTAGTGGGCTTGGCTGATGATTAGTTCGCTCTCTACTTCTCGCATCTTTGCCAGGAGTTTCTTTGCGTGCAGTTCCACGGCCGTCATGAACTGAGAGACTTCGCCCTGCTTTGGCATTCTAACTATATTATAAATTGACTACAAACAACCGCAATTATAAACTTCTAACCGTCTCATACCCTTGCTGTGCCTTCAGGACATAAATATCAACGGGACCCAGACTCGATCATCAGCTTCACTAGGCCTGTTAGCCACTGGATGCCCTCTTGCACTCCCTTCCCTGTGAGGCCTGAACAGCTCACAATTTGATACTCTCGTTTCAAGTTTTTAAGATCAAGTATATCTTGTACTTCTTCAAGCGTGCAAGCCCCCTTGATATCGCACTTGTTGGCATAGAAGAGGAAGGGGATCTGGTTGGAAATGGACCTATTTTCGAGGATCAGATCGAGTTCGCTCTTGGCCACACGTATGCGCATCTTATCACTGCTATCCACCACGAAGATGATGCCGTGGATCTTGTCCTTGTCGTCGATGGTGGTCGCGTTCGATTGCCACAGATCGCGGTATTTGGACTCGCCGGACATGTCCAGTACATAATAGTCCACCCCATCCCGCGTAAACTTGTCCTTCTTGTAACCGATAGTCGGCGTGATTCCGTTCACTGATTCATCTGGCTCCATGATGCGCGCCAGTATGGTGGACTTGCCTGCGTTGTCGAGGCCGATCAGCAGCAGCTTGGCCGATGAGTTACCCATTCTGTTATAAAAGAAATACAACATCAACAGATGGACTTCGGAGACGAATTGCCCTGCGGGGGATACCAGAATGAGGACAAGAAGATTGAACAGGAGATCAAAGACATCGTAGAGggcaaggagaagaaggagTGCGAAAAAGAGGCATGCGATAACTGCGAATGCAaggtggaggagaagaaggaagaagaggtgAAGAAGTAGCCTTTGGGAAGGGTGTGCAAGAAGGATAAGTGCAACGGCAAAGCTGTTCTGCTGCACAAGGGCGAGCCTATTTGTCAGGCCTGTCTTTTCAAGAGCATCGAGTACAAGACCAGGCTAGTCTTGGAGAACAGTTTCAAAGTGGGCAAAAACAGCAATCTGCTCGTTTGTTTCTCGGGTGGGCTCAGTTCCGTTTGCCTGGTCAGCATCATCGTCAATATCGTCAAGCGTTACCAGAAGAATAAGCTCTTCAACAAACTGGGCTGCATTCACGTCCAGCAGCAGGAGGAACTGCCAGAAGGCTATGCTGAACGGTTCAGGAATGAGACTGGAGTGGAATTGGAGATCATCAGGATCGAGCAGATCATGCGGGAAGGACATAAGACACTCAGTGCAGTCAGAGACGTGCTAAAGCAGTTCGCTAACAAGCCAATACGATCGACCTTGTGACTGTCTTCAGGGACCGCCTCATTGCTGACTACGCCAAGAAGAACAATTACGACTTCATACTGAAGGGCCTCAACTCTTAAAGCTTGGCTGCTGAGTCCTTCTGCTACTTCGCGAAGGGATTGGGTGGCAACTTGCCAGGCTTGTGCGTTGGGGATCACGAGAAAAGCCCCTTCTACTATCCTCTGCGCGGCCACTCCGAAAAGAACTGCAATACTATTACTACGTAAAGAAGATCTCGTGCTTGGCCATCAAGTCGAATAGCGACAATATCGAAGAAACTGCAACCTCGCAGCTCGATGACCAAATAAAAGGCTTCATTGACACCTTCAGCAGATGTACAGCCACACCGCTCCAGCAATCGTCCGAACTGCCTAAAAAATCGAGACAAACCGTCCAAGCGAAAAGGAGTGTCGATGGTGTCGTCTTCCCGGAGCCGATGAGATAGACCTATGCCGTAGATGTTTGCGAGTGTGGTAGAGCCGAAAGAAGGGCGCGAACCTGGGCGCCTTCCCCTTGGAGGTGCCGCTTTGAGCAAGATCTGAGTATCTACTGATGATGATGCATGGTTATAGTTATTATTCTGCGTCGGAATGCAGGGCGGTAAGGAGAAGAAGCTCACCGTCTTCACCAAGAACATGCAGCCTAAAAAGCCAGCGCTGGAAATAGATATCAATGGCGGTGAGGAACCCAACAAAATGGCAAGCACCCACCCCCTTCCCCATAGCGAGTAGACCAAAAACGTCAACAGTTTGACATCTCCCTCCAATTTCAAAATGGTACAACAACAGATCAACAATGAGACGCATGAAGTTGAACCGTTTGCAAAGAAGCAACCACTACCACAACCACAACCACTGCCAATTCAAAAAAAGACAAGTCTCAAAGAGCCGCCCCCACCAGTAAGCAAGATATAACAACCGAAGCCTACCTTGGTCAATGGATTCGCATCCCCCAAGGCTGCCTTCGGGAAGGAGAAAGTGCTGATCAGCTACACCTCATAAAAGAATTTAGGAGTAGGCGCCAAGGGCAAAGAACCGCAACGAGACTCCAAAGTGGCAAAGATAGAGGAACTGGAGAGGATCATCGAAGAATCCAAAATCAAGCACTCATAATTATCCAACCGCGAGTAGGAGCTGGGAGCAGAAGTGGAACGGCTGCGAGCTGAGAATGCAACATTACTGGCTGAGAATGGGTagctgaagaagaagatagagaagTACAAATTTCAAACGAGGAGACCAAGAAGATGCTCAAGCAGCGCATCCATAGCTACAACGAAGAGGGTGGAGAAATGCAGGCACTCAAATCCCAAATAAAAACGCTTTAGTAGCGCGTGGAGACCCTCCTCGCCTAAAACCAAACCCTGAAGGCCGACCTTGTGCGTTACTCTTAGTACTCTCCGAAGGGACTATCGCAGCTGAACGGCTCGATGGCGATGGGGATGGAGGGATCGATGGCCACAAGCGCAGTGCGGGAGGTGCAGCTGGAGGGCTCCAGGGTGAGCCAGCTCTACCTAAAGGAGAGCGGAGAGCGCCACCTGCTGGAGTTCACCAACATGGAGAACATGGAGGAGAACCTGGACCTGCAGAGCTACATTTCGGAGACGGAGGAGTCCTACCTGGAGGAGTACCGCACCAACGTGGAGATCTTCGACAGCATCAAGCAATAGTACGAGCACATCCTGCAGGATATCGAGACTCGCTACAAGGCGATGGCGTAGGACTTCCAGCAAGCCGCCAAGCCCAAGCTGCGGAGATGTACGAGCTGGAGGGCAGGATCGACGATTTGGTGGAGCAGCGTGAGGGCCGTCCCACTCCTCAACTCTCGCTGGAGCTCAACTAGATGCTGCTGCGCAACTAGCGCTAAATAGCCTCTCTAAACCTGTAGCTATTCGATTTGCGTGCTTCCAACAAGGAACTACTGTAGTAAATCTAGCACCACAGGGCGCAGTGTCGTTTCCTGTCGGCGGAGCTCGACATCTAGCGATTGAAGCGGCAGTTCAAAAACGAAAACGATAAGTTCGAGTACAACGTGGTCAAGCTGAACCTTCTAAGTATCATCTAGAAGTTGAAGACGCAGATCGACAAAGAGAAGGCCAGGTATGCCAAATTGCAAGAGAGGTATCAGACCGTAAAACCCAAGAAGGACACCAAGTGATCCCATAGTTTTATACAACATAATCAATTTTGAACATGAACCGTGAACTTGGCGCATCGGTCCATCTGTGGTCCTCTTTTTGGAGCGGAGGTTGCCAATAAAAAACGCATACAAATATTGGATAGGTGGTTGGTTGTGGGTTGGAGGTGAGGCGGGGTGGTAGGGGGCAGAAAGTGGTTAAGGAGCGCTGTAGGGCCAATTATAAAGAGAgttaataattcaaaaatagaTTGGGATGTAGCGCCGCCCCTCCAGTCGCTCTCCGCGCAAGCCCAGAGCGCGCCACTCCTCCCCAAAGAAGCCCTGCAGCAACTGTCTGGCCACCCGCATCAACCACCTTCACCTCTCCCGTTCCCTTTACCGCAAATACTCCTTCTCCCAAAACCACATCTTCCTGGCCCGCGTGAACCACCTGACCACCCAAAAGAACGCTCCCGAGGGGGAAAGCACGAGGGACTCGGGGGACGAGGAGCCTGAGGAGTTTCTCGCGCGATACCACAAGACAGCGAGTCGGAGAGCTGCACTGGTCAGAGTAAAGGAACTCTATCGGCTGCACCGCGATTTACCTCGGCTGTTTCAGCCGGTGCTCGCCACGCTGATCGCCAAGTGCCACCACAGGAAAAGACTAGTTGACTACTTCAAGTTGGCCAAAACGTTGGGAATTCGAGTCGATAGCCTCGCCTTCAGTTCCTTCATGCTCAGCATCCACCTCGCTCGCAGTCTTAGCGAGACTTACTCACAGGTGCTTTGCGAGGCGCAGCTGACGGAGGAAAGCGAGGGAGTGGAGCGGGGGTTGCTGCTTGCCATCGACGAGGGATGAAGGATTGCAAGGATAAAGTGATTTCTGAGTTTGCTGATGCGATTATTTTAGTTAGTGATATCATCATGAGCCAGATCACAGCCAGCCGCATGTACGCCGCCATCGACTCAGGAACATGCAGCTCTATAAGCAGAAGATCGCAGCGGCCAAGAAGGGTCACGAGCTGCTCAAGCGCAAGGCTGACGCCCTCAAGAAGAAATTCAAGGAGGTCATGAAGGACCTGCTCGACAGCAAGAAGAAAATGGGAGAGGAGTGCAAGGAGGCCTTCTTCCTGATGGCCGAGGCCAAGTACGCCGCTGGAGAGTTCACGTACGAGGGTATCGACGTAGGGGCAAGGTGGCTGAGGCAGTCAAACGATCCACCATTCGGCTGGACAAGTCCGAAGAGAACATCGCAGGTGTGCTCATCCCCAACCTCAACTTGAAGGAGTTTGAGGATGCCGAGAACTCGATGAGCCAGATCGGCCTTGAGCGGGGAGGATTTTCGATCCAGAAGTGCAGGGAGAAGTTTAGAGGGATTTTGGATCTGCTCATTCAAATTGCATCGCTACAGGCTTCCTTCTTGACCCTTGACGAGAAGATCAAGGTGACAAACCGTCGTGTGAATGCCCTATAGCACGTGGTGGTGCCTCGCTTCATCGCAATCTACCGCTACATCGACCAGGAGCTGGACGAGCAGGCAAGGGAGGACTTCTTCAGGCTCAAGAAGGTGCTCGACAACAAGAAGAAGCACGctgaggaagaggagaagatcGCTGAGGCCGCATAGGGCAAGAAGGGAGAAGAAACCATCTCTGAAAATTTATTGGACGATGTCGACGAGGACATCATTTTCTGATAGATAGATTTAGATGAATATGAGGAATTTGCTGTCGGTTTACATCGGTCAATCAGACTAAACTACCATATTCATTTTATAAAATGACTTGGCGACCAGTGGTTTCGCGGTCCATCAACAGGCTGTTTAGCTAATGGTCATTCCTCGACACAGACTGCGATTCCCTTTGGAAAATGCAGTCCCACTGCAATTAAACCAGAAAAGCGCTTTAGACGGAATACACGCGCCTCACAGGGTCAAGGTCAGCCGAGTTAAGGCCAAGGTCGGAAGGGAAGCCACAGCGGACTTCCTTTTGCCCCTGAGGGACGGCATCTTTGACGAATACCCCGATACCCGCAGACAGCTTAATAATTCTAAGTTCATCTGCTACCGTTTCGGACCGCAGTAGCACTTCGTCACCTACATCTACGACAGTGCCTTGCTGAAGTGGGTGCCCCTCCAGGGCTGGCAGGAGGTGGTCAGCCTCGCTGATTGGATGAACACCTTTGATGATGACGGCTCCATGGAGGGCGCCCTGAAGGCATTGACCGCCAAGATCGACCCCGTCACCCACCCCCGCACCTACTGGACCTACTTCTGGTCGTAGTTCATGGACAAGTTCCAGCGCACCCAGCTCAAGGAAGGCAGGCAGGCGCAGATAAAGATGAGGAAGCTTCAGCAGTTCAAAACAATCCTCAACGACCACGAGACTGCAAACCGCAGCATCGAAGAAGTCTACTGCGATGGCAGTCCCTGATCACGCATCCACTCCAAACGTATATGTTTCCCCGATGGCCTGCTAGCAGGTGAAGCATTTGAGGGTGTTGGGGCATTGGGCTCGAAGTTGGGAGGGAGGAGGGGCTGGAAGTGCGGGGGCAGGAGAGCCACGCCATCACTGCTGCCTGTCTGTCGGCTTATATAGGAAATGAGTTTGGGTACCGTTATTCCATATCATAAATTTGATGAGTTGGCGACGAATTCTTTCGAGAGCCACCAATCAGATGCTGGGCTCGTGGTCCTTCCCTGGTAAGGAGGGCGAAGCCCTCTGGAAACTGCAGTCCAGCGCCAATGAAGCCAGGCTGGCCCTTTCGGAAGCCTATACGCACTTCACAAAAAGGAAGGTTAATCAACTCTCAATGACAGTCAATGGTGAAACCACATATGACCTCAACTTACCACTTTATTCGTATTTGAATTAATACCCTGATATAAAGGCGGCCCTTAGAAAATCTAAGTTCATCACCTACCGCTTCGGACCCCTGGAGCACTACATGACTTTCATCTACGACGACAGTATTAAGAGGTGGGTGCCCCTCGTGGCCTAGGACGAAGTGATCAACCTGGATGATTGGCTGGTCACCTTCGACGACGATGGGCCCATGGAAGATTATATGTCGAAGTTAGACATCATTATTAACCCCGTAGAGTATGACTATCTATGGCAATTTTACTGGAATTAGTTCACGGACAAGTTCCGAAAACATCAGCTCATGTAAGAAAAGGATTCCAGGttaaagcataaaaaattgaatctaTTTGATGCCAACTTGTATAATCATCTTCGTAAAGACGAGTACCTGATGTGGATCTTCTGCGACGGTGAGGCCTGATCaaacattcaatcaaatcaTATTATTATCAATACTAATAATACTATGCACCACTGAAGGCAGTGGTGGGGTGTTGCGGATCGGTCCAGATAGGAGAGGTTTCTTTTCTGAGCCTATCGATGGCGGCCGACGAGGAAGGACAGCTGTTTTAATAGGTAGGTTTAGAGGGGGAAGGCAGATCAGTACCTGCTGTTGGACTTGTACCGCGAGTCGTAGTAGCCGTCCCTGGAGTAAGGCGAGTGGTAGCGCTGGTGGCTGTAGGAGGCGGAGGAGTATTTGTGCTGTGTCTGTTGCGGCTGCAGCTGCGGCCTCGTACTTGGAGGGCGACCGGTACTCTTCGCTTTTTTCCTTGCTTATGGGTTTCTCCTGCTCGCGGTTGGGCGTTGGGCTCGAAATTGGGAGGGGAGGAGGACGCTGGAAGTGCGGTGGGCAGGAGAGCCCACCCTATCAAATATGCCTGTCTGTCGGCTTATATAGGAAATGAGTTTGGGTACCGTTATTCCATATCATAAATTTGATGAGTTGGCGACAAGTTTTTTAAAGAGCCACAAGTAAGATGCTGGGCTCGTGGTCCTTTCCCGGCAAGGAGGGCAACGCCCTCTGGAAACTGCAGTCCAGCTCCAATGAAACCAGACTGGCCCTTTCGGAAGCCTATACGCACTTCACAAAAAGAAAGGTTAACCAACTCTCAATGACAGTCAATGGTGAAACCACATACGACCTCAACTTGCATATGTATCAGAGTGTGCTTCTTAAATACCCTGAGCTTAAGGGCCCCTTCAGAAGTCCAAGTTCATCACCTACCGCTACGGACCCCTGGAACACTACATGACCTTCATCTACGATGATGGTATTAAGAGGTGGGTGCCACTCCTGGCCGTGGACGAAGTGATCAACCTGGATGATTGGATGGTCCCCTTCGACGACGATGGGTCCATGGAGAATTTTCTATTGACGGATGCCTATCTGGAACCCATAGAATTTCCCAACCTCTGGCCTATTTACTGGCTCTCATTTGAGAGAAAGTTCAAGAAGACGCAGCTCATGAGCCAAGATGATAAAAagctaaaacaagaaaaagaggatCTGTTTTTTGCCACCTCTCAAAAGCATGATTCTGAAGACGAGTACCTGATGTGGATCTTCTGCGACGGTGAGGCCTGATCaaacattcaatcaaatcaTATTATTATCAATACTAATAATACTATGCACCACTGAAGGCAGTGGTGGGGTGTTGCGGATCGGTCCAGATAGGAGAGGTTTCTTTTCTGAGCCTATCGATGGCGGCCGACGAGGAAGGACAGCTGTTTTAATAGGTAGGTTTAGAGGGGGAAGGCAGATCAGTACCTGCTGTTGGACTTGTACC
This genomic window contains:
- the LOC116245091 gene encoding uncharacterized protein LOC116245091, coding for MGNSSAKLLLIGLDNAGKSTILARIMEPDESVNGITPTIGYKKDKFTRDGVDYYVLDMSGESKYRDLWQSNATTIDDKDKIHGIIFVVDSSDKMRIRVAKSELDLILENRSISNQIPFLFYANKCDIKGACTLEEVQDILDLKNLKREYQIVSCSGLTGKGVQEGIQWLTGLVKLMIESGSR
- the LOC116245092 gene encoding LOW QUALITY PROTEIN: uncharacterized protein LOC116245092 (The sequence of the model RefSeq protein was modified relative to this genomic sequence to represent the inferred CDS: deleted 2 bases in 1 codon; substituted 1 base at 1 genomic stop codon) yields the protein MQLYKQKIAAAKKGHELLKRKADALKKKFKEVMKDLLDSKKKMGEECKEAFFLMAEAKYAAGEFVRGYRRRGKVAEAVKRSTIRLDKSEENIAGVLIPNLNLKEFEDAENSMSQIGLERGGFSIQKCREKFRGILDLLIQIASLQASFLTLDEKIKVTNRRVNALXHVVVPRFIAIYRYIDQELDEQAREDFFRLKKVLDNKKKHAEEEEKIAEAA